The sequence GCGACCGCAGCTTCCGGGTGGTGGACACCGGCGGCCTGGTGTTCGATGACGACAGTGAATTCCTGCCCGAGATCCGCGAGCAGGCCAACCTGGCCCTGGCCGAGGCGGCCGTGGCCCTGGTGATCGTGGATGGCCAGCAGGGCTGCACCGGCGCCGACCAGTCGATCGCCGAGTGGCTGCGGGGCCAGGGGGTGCCGGTGCTGCTGGCGGTGAACAAGTGCGAGTCGCCCGATGCCGGCCTGGCGATGGCGGCGGACTTCTGGGGGCTTGGCCTGGGCGAACCCCATCCGATCTCGGCCATCCACGGCGCCGGCACCGGCGACCTGCTCGACGCCGTGATCGGCCACCTGCCCCCCACCGAGCAGGTGGAGAGCGAGGAGCCGATCCAGCTGGCGATCATCGGCCGCCCCAACGTGGGCAAGTCCAGCCTGCTGAACGCCGTGTGCGGCGAAAACCGGGCGATCGTGAGCCCGATCCGCGGCACCACCCGCGACACGATCGACACCACGATCGAGCGGGAGGGCAAGAGCTGGAAGCTGCTCGACACCGCCGGCATCCGCCGCCGCCGCTCGGTGAGCTACGGCCCCGAATACTTCGGCATCAACCGCAGCTTCAAGGCGATCGAGCGCAGCGATGTGTGCGTGCTGGTGATCGATGCCCTCGATGGCGTCACCGAGCAGGACCAGCGCCTGGCGGGCCGCATCGAGGAGGACGGCCGCGCCTGCGTGGTGGTGGTGAACAAGTGGGATGCCATCGAGAAGGACAGCCACACCATGCCGGCGATGGAGCGCGAGCTCCGGGCCAAGCTCTACTTCCTCGACTGGGCGCCGATGCTGTTCACCTCTGCCCTCAGCGGCCAGCGGGTGCAGGCGATCTTTCCGCTGGCCCTGCTGGCGGTGGAGCAGCACCGCCGCCGCGTCACCACCTCGGTGGTGAACGAGGTGCTCACCGAGGCCCTGAGCTGGCGCTCGCCGCCCACCAGCCGCGGCGGCCGCCAGGGCCGGCTCTACTACGGCACCCAGGTGGCGGTGCGGCCGCCCAGCTTCACCCTGTTCGTGAACGAGCCCAAACTGTTCGGCGACACCTACCGCCGCTACGTGGAGCGCCAGATCCGCGAGGGCCTGGGCTTCGAGGGCACGCCGATCAAGCTGTTCTGGCGTGGCAAGCAGCAGCGCGACGCCGAGCGCGATCAGCTGCGCCAGCAGAATCGCGGCCGCTGAGCCTCCTGCCCTTGGACCTCCTCCGCCAGATGCCGATCGGCCAGTTCGTGGCCGAGGAGGGCGGTGAGGGCGGGCGTGGCAGCTGGCTGCGGCGGCTGGATCCCCGCCTCAAGCTGGCCTGGACCATGGCCTTCCTGGTGACGCCGATCCTGGCCGGCCCGATCTGGCGGGTGGCCCTGGTGGGGCTGCTGCTGCTGATCACCGCGGTGTGCGGCCTGCCCTGGCGGCTGTGGGGCCGCAGCCTGCCGTTGCTGCTGGCCCTGTGTCTGCTGGTGGGGGGGCTGGCGACCCTGTTGCCGGCGGGTGGGGTGGGCGCAGCGGCCCTGCAGCGGCCTCCGGCGGAGGTGCGGCTGCTGCCTGGATCACCCCTGGAGCCACCACCGCAGCGGGCCGGGATGCCCTGGGAGCTGGTGCGCTGGGGGCCGATCAGCCTCGGCCCCGTGAGCCTCGGCCCGCTGGTGATCAACCGCCGCTCCGCCGAGCTGGGTCTCAACGGCGCCACGCTGCTGTTCACCCTGGTGCACAGCGCCAACCTGCTGCTGCTCAGCACCCCACCGGAGGAGCTGGTGTGGTCGTTCGGCTGGCTGCTGGCCCCCCTGGCACGGCTGGGCTGGCCGGTGGAGCGGCTGGGGTTCACCCTGCTGTTGTCGTTGCGCTTCCTGCCGCTGGTGCAGGAGGAACTGCAGAACCTGGTGCGCTCCGTGGCCACCCGGGCCGTGAACCTGCGCCGGCTCGGCTGGCAGCTCTCCCTGGGGCTGGTGCTGGGGGTGGGGGAGAGGCTGCTGGCCAACCTGCTGCTGCGCTCCGAGCAGGGGGCCGAGGCCCTGCTGGCCCGGGGCGGAACCTGGCAGCCGCCCTGGCAGCTGCACCGCCTGGCGCCGCCGGCGCGGGCCGCCAATCTGCTGGTCAGCCTGGGGCTGGGATTGTTCCTGGTCTTACGATGGCGTGTCGGTGCTCTTTAATACCTGCAGATCAGAAGGCTGAGTGACCACCGAGCGCTATCTCAATCACCCCACCTTCGGGATGCTCTACCGAGTGGCGCCAGTGCCCGACGGCAGGGATCTCTACGCCACGCTGTATGCCCAGCGGATCTTCTTTGTGGTGACCCTGCAGCCCAGGGGCGCCAGTTTTGAGGTGGTGCCGTTGATGGATGCCCGTCACTTCGCCGAGCAGAACCTGGCCCGGGTGCGCCGGGATGGCGCTGAGGCCCATGCCCACTGGCGACAGCTCTTTGACCAGACCTTCATCTGAGCCACTGGCCTCTGAGCCTTTGGCGGCGCGGCTCGAGGCGATCACCGCTGCGTTGCCGCCCGGCTGCCGTCTGCTGGCGGTGAGCAAGGGCCATCCGGCCGAGGCCATCCGGGCCGCCGTGGCGGCGGGGCAGCGCAGCTTCGGCGAGAGCCGGCTGCAGGAGGCCAGCGCCAAGCAGGAGGAGCTCGCCGACCTGGCCCCGCTCGACTGGCACTTCATCGGCCGGCTGCAGGCCAACAAGGCCCGGGCGGTACTGCGCCGCTTCGGCACGATTCACTCGGTGGACAGCCTGGCCCTGGCGGAGCGGCTGGCCCGCATCGCCGGCGAGGAATCCCTCAACCCGGCGGTGCTGTTCCAGGTGAAGCTGCGGCCCGACCCCTCCAAGACCGGCTTCAGCCCAGAGGAGCTGCGCGCCGCCTGGCCACGCCTGGCGACGCTGGCGCCGCTGCGGCCGGTGGGGCTGATGACCATCGCCCCGCAGGGCCTCGGCCACGAGGAGCTTCAGGTCCTGTTTCAGGCCTGCGCGGCCCTGGCCACGCAGCTGGGCTTGCCCGAGCGTTCGATGGGCATGAGTGGTGATTGGCACGAAGCGGCGGCGGCGGGCAGCACCTGGGTGCGGATCGGCAGCGCCCTGTTTGGTGTGCGACCGTCCCAACGGCTTGCCATCACTGACGTGGGACGCTATTCAGGTTGAAAGCACCCCAAGAGGTTCGCTCCGTGTCGTTGTTCTCCCGCCTGCGTGCCGTCGTCTCCGGCGATGACTACCTCGAAGGCGATTACGACGAGGACCTCGATTACGACGGTGGCGACGCCCAGGACCCCCCTCCGATCCAGCGCAGCAGCGCCCTGGCGCTCAGCTCCGATTTCAGCTCCGACGACCCCTTTGCCGGCAGCAATGTGATCGGCATGCCGGGGCTCTCCTCC is a genomic window of Cyanobium sp. NS01 containing:
- a CDS encoding YggS family pyridoxal phosphate-dependent enzyme; its protein translation is MPTGDSSLTRPSSEPLASEPLAARLEAITAALPPGCRLLAVSKGHPAEAIRAAVAAGQRSFGESRLQEASAKQEELADLAPLDWHFIGRLQANKARAVLRRFGTIHSVDSLALAERLARIAGEESLNPAVLFQVKLRPDPSKTGFSPEELRAAWPRLATLAPLRPVGLMTIAPQGLGHEELQVLFQACAALATQLGLPERSMGMSGDWHEAAAAGSTWVRIGSALFGVRPSQRLAITDVGRYSG
- the der gene encoding ribosome biogenesis GTPase Der, which encodes MALPVVAIIGRPNVGKSTLVNRLCRSREAIVHDQPGVTRDRTYQEGFWGDRSFRVVDTGGLVFDDDSEFLPEIREQANLALAEAAVALVIVDGQQGCTGADQSIAEWLRGQGVPVLLAVNKCESPDAGLAMAADFWGLGLGEPHPISAIHGAGTGDLLDAVIGHLPPTEQVESEEPIQLAIIGRPNVGKSSLLNAVCGENRAIVSPIRGTTRDTIDTTIEREGKSWKLLDTAGIRRRRSVSYGPEYFGINRSFKAIERSDVCVLVIDALDGVTEQDQRLAGRIEEDGRACVVVVNKWDAIEKDSHTMPAMERELRAKLYFLDWAPMLFTSALSGQRVQAIFPLALLAVEQHRRRVTTSVVNEVLTEALSWRSPPTSRGGRQGRLYYGTQVAVRPPSFTLFVNEPKLFGDTYRRYVERQIREGLGFEGTPIKLFWRGKQQRDAERDQLRQQNRGR
- a CDS encoding PipX family protein — protein: MTTERYLNHPTFGMLYRVAPVPDGRDLYATLYAQRIFFVVTLQPRGASFEVVPLMDARHFAEQNLARVRRDGAEAHAHWRQLFDQTFI
- a CDS encoding energy-coupling factor transporter transmembrane protein EcfT — its product is MDLLRQMPIGQFVAEEGGEGGRGSWLRRLDPRLKLAWTMAFLVTPILAGPIWRVALVGLLLLITAVCGLPWRLWGRSLPLLLALCLLVGGLATLLPAGGVGAAALQRPPAEVRLLPGSPLEPPPQRAGMPWELVRWGPISLGPVSLGPLVINRRSAELGLNGATLLFTLVHSANLLLLSTPPEELVWSFGWLLAPLARLGWPVERLGFTLLLSLRFLPLVQEELQNLVRSVATRAVNLRRLGWQLSLGLVLGVGERLLANLLLRSEQGAEALLARGGTWQPPWQLHRLAPPARAANLLVSLGLGLFLVLRWRVGAL